The genome window CCGTTGAGTCATTGAGGTACTTGCCGACAACACCACTGCTGTTGGCCAGTCCATCCGGAAAACGGCTCGATTTGGAGTTGAGCAGAATTCGGGCTGACTCGCAGGTACTCGCTCCCAGCATGACGGCTTTAGCTCGTACGGTCATTTCCTGCATCGTGCGGGTATCTACGTAGCTGATGCCCGTTGCTAATCCCGTTTGTGAATCAGTGAGCACTTCGCGGGCCATAGCCCCGTTAATGAGTGTCACGTTGCCGGTTTTGACCGCTGGAATACACAAAACGGACGAGGCTGAAAAATCGGCGTAAGCCTGACAACCCCGGTTGCACTGGTGGCAGTAAAAACAGGAGCCCCGTTCGTTGTTGATCGGTTTTGTCAGAATGCTCAGGCGCGAAGGAATGACTGGAATGCCGATACTTCGGGCCCCCTTCCGGATCATTAATTCATGCAGACGCGGTTTGGGTGGTGGCAGAAATATACCATCCGGCTCGTTGGGAAAATTTTCGACCGAGCCAAAGACACCGATCAGTTTGTCAACCCGATCGTAAAAGGGTTTGAGATCATCGTAACTGATCGGCCAGTCGTCGCCCACGCCCGACAGCGAACGACGCCGAAAATCGTCGGGCCCGAAGCGCATCGAGATACGTCCCCAGTGGTTGGTTCGTCCGCCAAGCATCCGGGAACGGAACCAGTGAAACTCGGTTCCTGACTTTGCCGAATAGGGTTCTCCGTCAATATCCCAACCTCCCCAGGCCGCGTCGAAGTCGCCACCCGAGCGTGCGGCTGTGCTGGCACCGCGACGGGGTGATTCCCACGGCCATTTTAATTGCGTAATGTACTTTGGATCGGCAGGATCGTAATAGCCACCGGCTTCGAGCAACACAACTTTGGCACCGGCTTTTGCCAGCATATACGCAGCCATGCCGCCCCCTGCGCCCGAACCCACGATGGCAACATCGTAGACAAGGGGAGGCTTTTTAAGTTGAGGAATATCCATCGAGAATGAAGAGTTAAGGAAAGTCAATAACCGGATCGGTCAATGTACCTGAAAGTCAGAGTAAGCGTGCGTTTACTGCTTTAGACAAAAGTTGGAAGGAAGCGAACGGAAACAGGAGTAACACTGAACAGGCGGATGCCCTCAACAAAAAAAGACCGAACGTTTTCGATCGGTCCTGGATAGTTACTAAATGAAGCTATCGATTGATTAGCGCATAGCTTGCACTGCTTCGGCTACTTTATCGGTATTGATGACATCGACTCCGATTTTTTTTAACTGTTTCCAGGCATTGGGTGAGTCCGGCGCCCCCCAGAACCGGATCAATTTATTGTCGCTGTGGGCTCGTTTGATAACGCGCTTGAGTTTTTCGCGATCTACTTCCGGCAGCTCGTCGGTGCCGTCCCAACGGGAATACAGGCGAAAATTATCGCTGATGAGGGCTACGCGCCGGAGCGTTTCATCGTCATATACCTCACTGGGCCGGCCATCGAATTGAAGGAGCAACGGATAGTCGAGGTAGGTTTCCAGTTTAGGACGGTTGCCACTGATAATGACCTGGATGGCCTTTGCGTTGGCCGTCCGGTTGAAATAAGAAAGATTTTCCTGCAAGAGCGTAATCAGCTTCGGCAGTACATCGGTTGGATTATCCTTAATATCCAGCATAAGCCCGAAAGTATAATCCCGTTCGGTGCTTACTTTATCTTTGTATTGACCGAATAATTTCGCGATCGGTTTTATGTAGAGTGAATCTAGGGTAGGCGCATTGCCGGTTGGTTTCTCCTGAGAGACGACCAGCTTCCCGTCCAGTAGCCACACATCGGCTTCAATAAAGTCCGCGCGTTGTTCATAAGCCGTCACGAATGGCCGGGGCTGGGCGTAGTCATTTTGTGACTGGATTTTCTGAGCCGTAGCAATTGCCACCGGTAGCAGTAAAAGGAGTAGGATGCGGAGATACATAAGCACTGCTTAATTTGTGACAAAGTAACACAGCTTATTTACTAAACCAAAACCACAAATCGACCTTGCCGTTTGCGCTCAAACTACTATTTTTGACTCTTGTTGTTTTTATATTAATAGTCCGTTCGGCTTGCCGACTGGGCTTCTGACTAACCAATGGATTTACTTAAAGGAAAAGTTGCGTTGATTACCGGTGCGTCGCGTGGTATCGGGCGGGCTATGGCGCTCAAGTTTGCTCAGGAAGGTGCTACGGTAGCGTTCACATTTTTGTCAAGCGTTGAAAAAGGACAGGCGCTGGAAGAAGAACTGCGGGCATTTGGCGGCCAGGCCAAAGGCTACCGTTCCGATGCATCGGACCACAAAGCCGCCGAAGAGCTTGTTAATCAAGTTATAGCTGACTTCGGTAAACTCGATATTCTGATCAACAATGCAGGCATTACGAAAGATGGTTTGCTAATGCGGATGTCGGAAGAGCAATGGGACACCGTAATCAACGTTAATTTAAAGTCGGTCTTTAACTTGACCAAAGCGGCTATCAAACCGATGATGAAAGCCAAAGCTGGTTCCATCATCAACCTGACATCCGTGGTCGGTATTCGCGGTAATGCAGGACAGGCCAACTATGCCGCATCAAAGGCCGGTATCATTGGCTTCACAAAGTCGGTGGCACTGGAGTTGGGATCGCGTAATATCCGGTCTAATGCCATTGCTCCGGGTTTTATCGAGACCGAAATGACCGGCGAAATCAATGAGAAGGCGCTTGACGAATGGAAACAGCAAATTCCGATGAAACGCGGTGGTCAACCCGAAGAGGTTGCCGACTGCGCCATTTTTCTGGCCTCCGACCTCTCGCGCTACATCACCGGTCAGGTGCTGCAAGTGGATGGGGGGATGTTAACCTAATGATGAATGATGACCGGATCATGCTATCTACTCGAATTCATTCATAAGTGAACCGGCGATCGGGTCATCGCGACCCGGTTGCCGCGACCCGGTCATTATTCATATTCATACTTGACAACGTGCGCTCCGACGTTCTATTCCAATCTTCGCCCTGGTGGATTCTAGTGTGCCTGCTCGTAGGAGCGGTCTACGCGTTTGCTATGTATCAGCCATTACCCCGGCTTGCGGGCAGTGGGACTGCCGTTGGTGGTTTCGATAAGCGAACGACGTACGGCCTGGCCGCGTTACGATTTATTGTAGTCAGCTTTCTTTGCTTTCTACTGCTCAATCCATTGATTCGGAGCGTACGAACGATCACCGAAAAGCCAAAAGTCGTGCTGGCCGTCGATAATTCTGAATCGGTTGCCGCAGCGGGACGCCCCGCGTTGAACCGGGCACTGACAAGTTTGCAAACGCTACGGCAGCAGCTGACAGACAAGGGGCTGGATGTGTCGGTACGAACGTTTGGGGATACGGTCACGGACGCTGATCTGACGCAGATTGCCTTTACGCAACGAACATCGAACCTGTCGGGGCTGTTGTCTGGTATTCGCTCCGATTACGAAGGGCGCAATCTGACGGATGTGGTCCTTATATCGGATGGTATCTTCAACCAGGGTTTGTCACCAACGTTCGGGCAATATCCGTTTGCTGTTCAGACGGTTGGTCTGGGTGATACCATTGCCAAGAAGGACATCCAGCTCAAAGGTATTGTTGCCAACCGGATCGCCTATCTGGGAAATCAGTTTCCGGTCCAGGCCGAGATTGTCAGCAATGGATTCCAGGGGCGAAGTGCTACCGTTGTGCTGCGGCAGAATGGGCGGGAACTAGGTCGCCAGTCGGTCAATTTTTCGAAGAACGACACGTTCAATCAACTTACATTTCAGACAACCGCAACACAGAAAGGCGTTCAGCATTACGTGGTCGAGATTCTGCCGCAACCGGGTGAATTTAGTACCCTTAACAACCGGCAGGATGTTTATCTGGATGTGATCGACGGGAAAGAAAAAGTACTGCTATTGGCGTTGTCGCCCCACCCGGACGTGAAAGCGTTGCGGAACATTCTGGAGCGAAATCAAAATTACGAACTGGATGTCCGCATTTTGACCGGCACACCGGCAGAAGCAACCCCACCCGCCGATAAAACTTACGACCTGCTCATTCTTCATCAGATCCCTGACAACGGGGGCTTAGGCAACGCACTGGTCCAGAAATACCTGTCGACCAATACACCCGTCCTGTTCGTGTTGGGTAACCAGTCGTCGTTAGGCCCGTTCAATACGTCGAACCCAGTGATGCAGGTAGTGGCCCAACCCAACCAGAGTGACAAAGTGACCGGGTCCTTTAACGGGGAGTTCAAGCAGTTGAACCTCGATCCGGCAAAACTTGAGTTGTTGAGCAAATTGCCCCCTATGTCCGTTCCCTACGGCGAATTTCGGCTCCAGCCCGGTAGCGAAGTGGTATTGTGGCAGCAGGTTGGGAGCGTCCGGACCACGAAACCGTTACTGGCGTTGAACGTAAACGCCGGATCGGTAGGTCGTCCGCGTAAAGCGGCTGTGCTGGCAGGTGAAGGCTTGTGGCTGTGGCGGCTCGAAGAGTACGCGCTGACTGACAAACAGGAAGTTGTCGACGAACTGATCCAGAAGGTTATACAACTGATCTCGGTGAAAGAAGACCGGCGTAAACTGCGCGTTTATCCAATCCGGAATGAGTTTGTGGCGGGCGAGAAAGTGATCTTCGAGACCGAACTGTATAATGACATTTACGAGCGACTCTACGACAAACCCGTTCGGCTGGAAATCACCGACGAGAAAGGGATAACCCGTTCGTACAACTATACCCCGACTGAAGCGAACAGCCGGTTTGAGATTAGCCGGCTGCCGCAGGGGGCTTATCGGTTCCGGGCCAGCGTAAGCGTTAATAACCGGGCTGAACAATCGGCGGGCCAGTTTGTGGTTCGTGATCTGCAACTGGAAGCCCTGAACACGACCGCCGATCATGGTCTGCTTCGTCAACTGGCCAAGCAAACGGGTGGGCAGTTCTACGGACCAACACGGGTCGATGCGCTTGTCAAGAACCTGACCGCCCGGTCGCACCCCGCCCGACTAAGCAGCACCGAGGAAATGAACGAGATTATCAACTGGCGGTGGCTGTTTTTCGTCGTTCTGACGCTAGCGGCCATCGAGTGGGGAGTCCGGAAATTCAACGGTGGCTATTGATAGTGGCCCAAACAGGCTCTGGCCATTCGCGATAATCGTACGCTGTCACTATCTCAGACAAGTTATTTCTCACCGAGGCACAACGATTACAGAGAGTAGTTTTCAGCCCTCAGTGATCGTTGTGCCTCGGTGAGAAATTGAAGAATAGGTACTGTTAGGTACTTACCCGGTAATCTTGAACACCCATACCGGCTGTCCCGCCAATTGCTGGCGCACTTTTTCCGGAATCGAAACGGTTAGTCCATTTTGCGATTTGGTTAGTTTCAGCGGTTGAGAAGAACCTAACAGGGTCACTTTCGCTTTCGATGGAAGTGTAGGTATGGTCAATGATACACTGGCCGGAAGCTGCTTCTCTGATTCTGCCGATAGATACGACGCATACGTTGCCTTGCCTGTTGTTGTGAACGCCCACTGTCCCTGCCGGTAAGGAGCCAACGGCTTGGTGCCATAGACTGACTCGCCATTCGTGGCTATCCACTTGCCAATTTCCTGCATCCGCTGATAGGCTTCTTCGTGCCATTCGCCGTCGGGGCCGGGTGCAACGTTAAGCAGCAGATTGCCATTCTTAGCGACCACATCGACCAGCGTTTGCACCAGCTTGCGCGCCGACTTGAAGTTTTCTTTCGGGATATACGACCAGCTATTGCCCATCGTCATGCAGGTTTCCCACGGAATAGGCATGTAATGGTCTGGAATCTGTTGTTCGGGCGTCACGTAATTCTCGAACTCGCCTGATACGGTGCGGTCCACCACCAGCAGGCCCGGTTGGTGCTGACGGGCCATTCCGGCAATGCGGGCCATGTTTATGTCCTGACTATAGGGAATGGTGCGCTGCCAGCTTATGGTCGAATCGATGGTGCTTGCCGGACGAACCCAGCCACCATCGAGCCACAAAATGTCAACTTTGCCGTAACCCGTCATCAACTCTTCAATCTGATTGTAGGTGAAGTCGCTGAATTTCTTCCAGTTGTCCGGGTATTTCTTTGGATCGTAGCTGACATTGCGGTCTTTCGGGGGGAAATAAGGCCACCAGTACTGTTCGGTATGCCAGTCTGGCTTGGAAAAATACGTGCCGACCATGAATCCCTGCTGGCGGAATGCACCAAGAATTTCTTTCGTTACGTTACTGCGTGGATTTGCCGAGAAGGGCGTTTTCTTGTCCGTAATCTTATAGTCGGTCTGTTTGGTGTCGAACATACAGAACCCGTCATGGTGCTTCGTGGTGAAGATGACGTACTTCATGCCAGCCTGTTTCGCGGCATCGGCCCAGCGTTCAGGATTGAATTTGGTCGGGTTGAACGTCGTCTGGAGATTTTCGTACGCTTTTTTGTAGTCGTACCAATTGGCGGCATGAGGACCTTTTCGTTCGCACCAGCCCTCGTCTTCGGGGCAGAGCGACCAGGATTCGACCACGCCCCATTCACTGTAGGTGCCCCAGTGCATGAGCAGACCAAATTTGATGTCCTGCCAGTTCTGTAGTTTTTGTTTGACCTGTTCATCTTTAGGCCAGATGTACTTGTCGTGGTTTTGTTCGGAATGTTGCTGCGCGAAGGCTGGCACACTGAGCATTGCTCCCAGAGCAAGGCGTAGGAATGCGGATTTCATGAAACGACGGAGTTGTTGTTGAGCGTCCCGGAAAGCAAAACAGATTGCCGGAAACGAAACTTTCCAGCAATCTGCTCCTTTTTTGTGGATTATCCGAATCGTCCGCCTATTGCATCGTAAACGTATAATTTCGTCCTGCCTGGGTCATAAAATCGTAAACCTGCGCGGTCGGTGACGCTGCTGTCGGAACGGTCGGTCCCTGAAAAAGCGGATTAGGATTGGCACCGCTGGCTGATTGTAATGCCACACCACCCGATGCCTTCAGGGCGTTCGGAACGCGGATGCGGCAATTGCCACCGATGGTAGACCGGATAACGACTTTACTCACCTTGCCGTCCTGCCAGGCCATTTCCACAATATCGAAACCGCCCCGCGCCCGCAATCCGTTCACCTGACCGGTTTTCCACTGATCGGGGAGGGCCGCCAGCAAACTAATGTGGTCCAGGTGACTTTGCAGCAGCATTTCGCTCATACCGGCTATTCCCCCAAAATTACCGTCGATCTGAAACGGCGGGTGCGCACAAAATAGATTTGGGTAGGTGCCTCCCGCGTTGGCATACTGGGTCCCTTCCACACCACTTAGTTTCAGCAACTCGCGCAGGAGTTTGTAGGCGTGGTTACCGTCATTAAGCCGCGCCCAGAAGTTAATTTTCCAGGCTTTGCTCCAGCCCGTGCCGCCATCTCCCCGAATCTCCAGCGTTTTGCGGGCCGCAGCCGCCAGATCGGGTGTGGTCAGGGGGGCAATGGACCGACCGGGATGCAGGGCAAACAGGTGTGATACGTGCCGGTGTTGCGGATCGACATCCTCAAAGTCTTTGTACCACTCCTGCAAATTGCCTTTTTTGCCGATTTGATACGGATAGAGTTTACTGGTTTTCTCGCTGATCAGCTGCCGAAACGCAACGTCCGTATTGAGCACGGTAGATGCTTCCACGACGTTGGTGAACAGATCGCGGATAATACCCATATCCATTGTCGTGGCTATGGATACCTCACCCTGTTTACCACCGGGAAGTACGAACACATTTTCGGGGGTGGTCGATGGAGCCGTGACGAGGTGTCCGTCTTTATACGGTATCAGCCAGTCGGAGCAGAATTGAGCGGCCCCTTTCATAAGCGGATAGGCAGTGTCGCGTAGAAATGCTTTATCACCCGTGAAGCGGTAGTGTTCGTACAGGTGCTGGCAAAGCCACGCGCCCCCCATGGCCCAGTTAGCCCATAATGGGCTACCTTTTCCCAAGTCACCAACCGGATTCGAAAGGCCCCAGATGTCGGTGTTATGGTGAGCCGTCCAGCCGCCGATGCCGTAGAAATTCTGGGCAGTAGCTTTACCCGTAACGGCTACATCCTTGATCAAGCCGAAAAGCGGCCGGTGAAATTCGGACAGGTTGCTGACCTCAGCGGGCCAGTAGTTCATTTGGGTGTTGATGTTGATGGTAAAATTACTGCTCCACGGTGGCCGAACGTGCGGGTTCCAGATGCCCTGCAAATTAGCGGGTGTACCGGTCGGGCGCGAGCTGGAAATCAGCAGATAACGCCCAAACTGGTAGTACAGGCTTTCCATGGTTGGGTCGTCTTCGCCGGTTGCGTACCTGCTCAGTCGTTCGTCGGTCGGTAGCGCCTGCCGGTCTGGCCCGTTTTTCGTCGGGTTCAGGGTGAGCGATACGCGGTTAAAATAGGTCTGGTAATCCTGCTGGTGAGCCTGTTTGAGCGTGGTATACGATTTGCGGGCGGCTGGATTCAGATACCCAACCACTAGTTTCTGTTCGTCTTTGCCGTCTTTATCCGGACACTTGTCGAACCCGTTGAAACTGGTAGCCGCCGAAAGCAAAAGCACCACGCTGGTTGCCTTGCTGACATGTATGCCAGCGGTATCGGTTGTCACGGTGCCATCGCTGGGGAGGGCGCGAACCCGAAGGGCGAACCGCATACCCCGGCATTGGCTGACATCGTCGTAGATGATTGGCTGCGGATTATCGCCGACGTAGTTTGGGTCGGTATGAGCGGGTGCTTTCCCGTTCAGGGCCAGTTCCCGGTTGTTGATTACGGCCAGTCGGTAGCGAAGCTGGCTTTTGGTAGAGGCTGTAAAATTGAGAGCACCGGGTTTACTAGCGGTCAGGCGCACTACGATAACCTGATCGGGAGCCGACACGAATACCTCCCGCGAATACGTCACCCCGTCCACCGTAAATCGGGTTGTGGCACTGGCGTCGCTGATGTTGAGATCCCGGTAATAATCCGTTGGCTGGCTGCTGAACGGCTGCTGAATCCGCAGGTCGCCCAGTGGCTCGTAGGATTCGGTGTAGCGGCCCTGCATTTTTTTGAGCAGTGTCGTGGCCAGTTCATAATTCTCCTCGAATAATGCTTTACGGACTTGCGGAAGATACGATTTTGCGTCCGGATTCGGGTTGGTGTCAGCTGGTCCGCCCGACCAGAGCGTACTTTCGTTGAGTTGCAGCAGCTCGTCCGTGACTTTTCCGAAGACCATGACGCCCAGGCGGCCATTGCCCACGGGTAAGGCTTCGTTCCAGTTCCGGGCGGGTTGTTTGTACCAGAGCTTGTAGGGCTGAGGCTGCGCACTCAGCCGGCCCGAAAGACTGACAAGGCAGGCAAGTAGAATGACGTAAAAATGAGTTGGTTTGGTAAGCATGAATGGGTTGTATCGTGAGCCCGCTAAGTTAGGCGATCTTGTCTGGTAAGTGATCTGCCGCCGGTTTTTACTCGTTAAGACGTGACAGGGAACACTGACTGAACCCATCCAGACGACGTTTTTCGAGCTGGTATGGGCTCTGGTGCACGACGTACATAAGTACATTATATTCCTGAGAACAGCAACAGATTGGGATTATCAGTATATGAAATTCGTTTTGTTTCTATTCACAAAGTATTGATAATCAATACATATTGGGGTAATATGGCCATTGTACTTTTGTGGGAAAACACTTTTGGTGTACTAACCTGCAAAACGTATGATGTCTTTTTTACAACCGTTAACGTCACTACCGCGTGCGCTACGCCTGTTGGTCGTGGCGTGTCTGATTGGCCTGCTGCCCGCCCTACCGGCATTGGCGCAAACCATTACGGGTCGGGTCGTATCGGCCGACGATAACCAGCCATTACCCGGTGTTTCGGTTGTGGTCAAAGGTACCTCTACGGGTACGACGACCCGCGCCGATGGTACCTATTCACTTAATGCCGCTTCATCCAGCACACTAACCTACTCGTTCATTGGGTACGAAACGAAAGAAATTACGGTGGGCAACCGTACGGCCATCGACATTGCCCTGGCCGTGGGCACATCGACGCTGAGCGAGGTTGTTGTAACGGCGCTGGGTATCAAAAAAGATATTCGGCAAACGGGTGTTGCGATCCAGACTGTAGAAGGGTCACAGCTGTTAAAAGCGCGTGAACCCAACCCGATCAACTCCCTGACGGGCAAAGTGGCTGGCCTAACTATCGGGTCTTCGTCCGAATTGCTGGGTCGCCCGAATATTTCCTTGCGGGGTAATTCGGATGTGCTGTTCGTTGTGGATGGCATCCCGATTACATCCGATACCTGGAACGTCAGCGCCGACGATATTGAGACCTATACCGTATTAAAAGGAGCTTCGGCATCGGCCCTGTACGGGTTTCGGGGAAAAAACGGAGCCATTCTGATCACCACCAAGCGCGGTACAAAAGATAAACGCGGCTTTTCGGTAGAGGTCAATACCAGCCAGATGGCCGATCAGGGGTTTCTGGCGATTCCTAAAGTGCAGGACGAATACGGCCCCGGTGATCACGGTGTGTATGCATTTGGCGATGGCAAAGGAAATGGCCTGAACGATGGCGATTACGACATCTGGGGACCAGCCCTGAACGGTCAGCTGATTCCGCAGTATGACAGTCCGGTTGTGTCGGGTCAGACGTTCACCACCACGTTTCCCAATGGCAAAACGTTTACCAGTAACCGCCAGCCAACGCCGTTTGTGCCACGGGGCAAAGACAACCTCAGCCGGTTTATCCAGACGGGTATTCTCTCGAACAACAACGTTGCGGTAGCGGCATCGGGCGAAAAATACGATATGCGCTTTTCGCTGTCGCACAATTATCAGCAGGGCTTGGTGCCGAACACGAAGCTCAACGTAACGAACTTCAACATTACGGGTGGGTATAATTTTTCGCCTAAACTGCGCTTCGAGTCTAGTCTGAACTACAACCGCCAATACACGCCCAACTTCCCGGATGTCAACTACGGACCAAACTCGCTGATCTACAATGTTATCGCCTGGGGTGGCGCGGACTGGAATATTGATGATATGAAGCAGATCTGGCAGCCGGGCAAAGAAGGTACGCAGCAGATTTACGCTGAATACCAACGCTATAACAACCCCTGGTTTCTGGCTAAATACTGGCTGCGTGGGCATTACAACAGCAACGTGTATGGCTACACGTCGCTTCGTTACCAGCTTGCCGACGGATTGCAGCTGACGGGTAAAACACAGTTGACGACCTACAGCATTCTGCGGACAGAAAAACTACCATATTCGGCGACGACCTATGGCCGTGAAGAAGCCCGTGGTGATTACCGTGAAGATCGCCGGAGCCTGTTCGACAACATCAACCAATTGCTGCTGCAATACAACAAAAAAGTGACGCCTGATCTGGCCCTGAACGCACTGGTCGGTGGTGAAGCGCGTATTTTTAATTATAATTCCAACTACGCCAGCACCAACTATCTGAACGTACCGGGTGTCTATAATTTCGCGAACTCATCGAATCCGGTTATTGCGTCGAACTTCCAGTCGGACATGCGCGTGCTGTCGGCTTATTACTCGGCTGATTTCACGTTCCGCGATTATGCCACATTGACCACGACGGGCCGTATCGATAAACTCTCGACACTGCCGAAAGGAAATAACGCGTACTTCTATCCATCGGTGGCACTGAGCACAGTCATCTCAGACTATGTTCAGTTGCCAGCCAAACTTGGTATCTCGTTCCTGAAACTACGGGCTTCGTATGCTAACGTAAAAGATGGGCTGACCCAATCGACTATCGGCTCAACCCCAGGGGCTTCGTTCCCGGTCGGTTACGGCGTCGATTACAGCTCGTCGTATGGTGGCCCAACCTACCAGAACTCGGCGGTGTATACATTGCCGCTAACGTATAATAACAAACCATCGGCCTACTACGCCAATACACTCAATAACCCGAACCTGAAGCCCAACTCGACCTCACAGGCGGAAGTCGGTCTTGATATCCGGTTCCTGAATAACCGTTTGATCCTGGATGGTGCGTATTACGTGAGCAACGACGGACCGCGCATTTTTACGTTGCCTTCGTCGGAAGCAACGGGCTACACCGGTCGCCTGGTCAATGGGATCAGTACGCAGAAAAAGGGTGGTGAGATCTCCCTGACGGGGCAGGCAATTCGCTCGCCCAAAGGGTTTAACTGGGATGTTGTTGCCAACTACTCAACCTACACGGAACGCTTGAAAGATGTTTATACGGAAGGCGGTATCAATACGCTGGCATCCAGTTATTTTGTGGGTAACAGCAGTGGCTCGCGGTTCATCAATATCGGTGATCGGACGGATGGTTACTATTCGAGCGCGTTCGTGCGCACCCCCGATGGTCAACTGATCAATGACGCCGGCGGGCGGCCGATTATCAATCCCGTGTCGCAGTTCCTGGGGTACGTGAATCCGAAATTCGTCTGGGGGATCAACAACCGGTTCAGCTACAAAAACCTCACGTTCAGCTTCCAGTTCGATGGTCGGGTTGGTGGTGTGATCGGTGATTACGTCCGTCAGAAAACATTCCAGGGTGGTCGCCACATCGAAACGATACAGGGTGCTTTGGGAGCTGCCCGTCCGAACGACGTGAAGGGCATCAAGTCCTACGTTGGTGATGGCGTGGTGCTGACAAGTGGTAGCATTAACTACGACGTAAATGGGAACGTGCTCAACTACGGTGAGTTGAAGTACGCGCCTAACACGATTCAGACGTTCGAGCAGGATTACATCGCCCGCGCGTTTGGCTCGACCGAATCATTCCTGATGAGCCGGAGCTTTGCCAAACTGCGTGAGGTTATCATTGGCTATTCGTTGCCGCAGAATCTGCTGAGACGTGTCGGGGTCAAACAGGCTAGCGTATCGGTAGTGGGTCGGAACCTTCTGTATTTCGCCCAATACAAAGATATTGATCTGGATCAGTACCTGACTGGTGGTCTCTCCACCCTACAAACCCCAACGACCCGCCGGTACGGCATCAACCTGAATCTGGTATTTTAAAAACAGTCAGCAGGCTATCAACGGCTGACTACCGACCGAAAAATCATGAAACTTTATAAACACATACTTCTCCCGCTCGTCGTATTTGGCCTGACACTGGCCAGTTGCGAAAAGCCGTTCGATCAACTCGAACAAGATCCGAACCGGCC of Spirosoma agri contains these proteins:
- a CDS encoding GMC oxidoreductase, with translation MDIPQLKKPPLVYDVAIVGSGAGGGMAAYMLAKAGAKVVLLEAGGYYDPADPKYITQLKWPWESPRRGASTAARSGGDFDAAWGGWDIDGEPYSAKSGTEFHWFRSRMLGGRTNHWGRISMRFGPDDFRRRSLSGVGDDWPISYDDLKPFYDRVDKLIGVFGSVENFPNEPDGIFLPPPKPRLHELMIRKGARSIGIPVIPSRLSILTKPINNERGSCFYCHQCNRGCQAYADFSASSVLCIPAVKTGNVTLINGAMAREVLTDSQTGLATGISYVDTRTMQEMTVRAKAVMLGASTCESARILLNSKSSRFPDGLANSSGVVGKYLNDSTGASRSGFIPALMDRKRYNEDGVGGMHVFTPWWLDNKKLDFPRGYHIEYGGGMGMPGYGFGGGVESLNGTIPGRDGKMKTAGGYGKGLKDDYRRFFGAYISMSGRGEPVPLASNYCEIDPNAVDKYGIPVLRFNYKWSDYEVKQAKHMQDTFEEIIHSMGGIALGPKPGPDTAHGYGLAAPGRIIHEVGTVRMGNDPQTSALNKYQQAHDVKNLFVVDAAPFVSQGDKNVTWTILASAMRTSEYLIDQVKQKSL
- a CDS encoding PI-PLC domain-containing protein codes for the protein MYLRILLLLLLPVAIATAQKIQSQNDYAQPRPFVTAYEQRADFIEADVWLLDGKLVVSQEKPTGNAPTLDSLYIKPIAKLFGQYKDKVSTERDYTFGLMLDIKDNPTDVLPKLITLLQENLSYFNRTANAKAIQVIISGNRPKLETYLDYPLLLQFDGRPSEVYDDETLRRVALISDNFRLYSRWDGTDELPEVDREKLKRVIKRAHSDNKLIRFWGAPDSPNAWKQLKKIGVDVINTDKVAEAVQAMR
- the fabG gene encoding 3-oxoacyl-[acyl-carrier-protein] reductase; translation: MDLLKGKVALITGASRGIGRAMALKFAQEGATVAFTFLSSVEKGQALEEELRAFGGQAKGYRSDASDHKAAEELVNQVIADFGKLDILINNAGITKDGLLMRMSEEQWDTVINVNLKSVFNLTKAAIKPMMKAKAGSIINLTSVVGIRGNAGQANYAASKAGIIGFTKSVALELGSRNIRSNAIAPGFIETEMTGEINEKALDEWKQQIPMKRGGQPEEVADCAIFLASDLSRYITGQVLQVDGGMLT
- a CDS encoding VWA domain-containing protein; amino-acid sequence: MYQPLPRLAGSGTAVGGFDKRTTYGLAALRFIVVSFLCFLLLNPLIRSVRTITEKPKVVLAVDNSESVAAAGRPALNRALTSLQTLRQQLTDKGLDVSVRTFGDTVTDADLTQIAFTQRTSNLSGLLSGIRSDYEGRNLTDVVLISDGIFNQGLSPTFGQYPFAVQTVGLGDTIAKKDIQLKGIVANRIAYLGNQFPVQAEIVSNGFQGRSATVVLRQNGRELGRQSVNFSKNDTFNQLTFQTTATQKGVQHYVVEILPQPGEFSTLNNRQDVYLDVIDGKEKVLLLALSPHPDVKALRNILERNQNYELDVRILTGTPAEATPPADKTYDLLILHQIPDNGGLGNALVQKYLSTNTPVLFVLGNQSSLGPFNTSNPVMQVVAQPNQSDKVTGSFNGEFKQLNLDPAKLELLSKLPPMSVPYGEFRLQPGSEVVLWQQVGSVRTTKPLLALNVNAGSVGRPRKAAVLAGEGLWLWRLEEYALTDKQEVVDELIQKVIQLISVKEDRRKLRVYPIRNEFVAGEKVIFETELYNDIYERLYDKPVRLEITDEKGITRSYNYTPTEANSRFEISRLPQGAYRFRASVSVNNRAEQSAGQFVVRDLQLEALNTTADHGLLRQLAKQTGGQFYGPTRVDALVKNLTARSHPARLSSTEEMNEIINWRWLFFVVLTLAAIEWGVRKFNGGY
- a CDS encoding alpha-L-fucosidase — encoded protein: MKSAFLRLALGAMLSVPAFAQQHSEQNHDKYIWPKDEQVKQKLQNWQDIKFGLLMHWGTYSEWGVVESWSLCPEDEGWCERKGPHAANWYDYKKAYENLQTTFNPTKFNPERWADAAKQAGMKYVIFTTKHHDGFCMFDTKQTDYKITDKKTPFSANPRSNVTKEILGAFRQQGFMVGTYFSKPDWHTEQYWWPYFPPKDRNVSYDPKKYPDNWKKFSDFTYNQIEELMTGYGKVDILWLDGGWVRPASTIDSTISWQRTIPYSQDINMARIAGMARQHQPGLLVVDRTVSGEFENYVTPEQQIPDHYMPIPWETCMTMGNSWSYIPKENFKSARKLVQTLVDVVAKNGNLLLNVAPGPDGEWHEEAYQRMQEIGKWIATNGESVYGTKPLAPYRQGQWAFTTTGKATYASYLSAESEKQLPASVSLTIPTLPSKAKVTLLGSSQPLKLTKSQNGLTVSIPEKVRQQLAGQPVWVFKITG